A region from the Pseudomonas promysalinigenes genome encodes:
- a CDS encoding substrate-binding periplasmic protein, giving the protein MRPLLCALGLLGVLVAGPALAQNKLRLVADTWPPFTESSMPGGGLATSLVTTALARAGYTSSYEQVPWARALMGIGEGRYDVLINAWHNDARKRLGQFSKGYLSNRIRLLKRKGQTLRYQRQSDLYPFSIAVVRDYAYSSAFDADTLLHKVPVRDFSTAVRMLAAARVDLAVEDEYVARYNLQREPQSVRDEVELMEPLLGENTLHILVSLKHPDHQQIVERFDQAIAAMKADGSYARLLHQYGF; this is encoded by the coding sequence ATGCGGCCACTGCTTTGCGCGTTGGGTTTGCTGGGTGTGCTCGTTGCAGGTCCTGCACTGGCCCAGAACAAGCTGCGGCTAGTGGCCGATACCTGGCCGCCGTTCACCGAAAGCAGCATGCCGGGCGGTGGCTTGGCCACCAGCCTGGTCACCACGGCGCTGGCCCGCGCCGGTTATACCAGCAGCTACGAGCAAGTGCCTTGGGCGCGAGCGTTGATGGGCATTGGCGAGGGGCGCTACGACGTGCTGATAAACGCTTGGCACAACGATGCACGCAAACGGCTTGGGCAGTTCTCCAAGGGCTACCTGAGCAATCGCATCCGCCTCCTCAAGCGCAAGGGCCAGACGTTGCGCTACCAACGCCAGTCCGATCTCTATCCCTTCAGTATCGCTGTGGTGCGCGACTACGCTTACTCTTCAGCGTTCGATGCCGACACCCTCCTGCACAAGGTGCCAGTGCGCGACTTTTCAACCGCCGTGCGCATGCTGGCTGCCGCGAGGGTCGACCTGGCTGTGGAGGATGAATACGTCGCCCGCTACAACTTGCAACGCGAGCCGCAGAGTGTGCGCGATGAGGTGGAACTGATGGAGCCATTGCTGGGTGAGAATACCCTGCATATTCTGGTGAGCCTCAAGCACCCCGACCACCAGCAAATCGTCGAGCGCTTCGACCAGGCCATCGCTGCTATGAAAGCCGATGGAAGCTACGCACGGCTGCTGCACCAGTATGGTTTCTGA
- a CDS encoding winged helix-turn-helix domain-containing protein: protein MDVSKTKSSFYRRLYVAWLIDSQAATSVPALVEATGMPRRTAQDTIAALADLDILCEFEQQEGARNHAGHYRIHDWGAIDKQWIVRNLRQVKEVLGYP, encoded by the coding sequence ATGGATGTGAGCAAGACCAAAAGCAGTTTCTATCGCCGCCTGTACGTGGCCTGGCTGATCGACAGCCAGGCTGCCACCAGCGTGCCAGCGCTTGTGGAGGCCACCGGCATGCCTCGGCGTACGGCCCAGGACACCATCGCTGCGCTCGCCGACCTGGATATCCTTTGTGAGTTCGAGCAGCAGGAAGGGGCGCGCAACCATGCTGGGCATTATCGCATTCACGACTGGGGGGCGATCGACAAGCAGTGGATCGTCCGCAACCTGCGGCAGGTCAAAGAAGTACTGGGCTATCCATGA
- a CDS encoding M48 metallopeptidase family protein gives MTVLRYLQAYPPHLQEQVRQMIDSDRLGQYLERRYPGRHDVQSDKALYSYAQDLRQQYLRSAPNLDKVLFDNRLDLTHRALGLNTAVSRVQGGKLKAKKEIRIASLFKEAAPEFLRMIVVHELAHLRERDHNKAFYQLCQHMEPAYHQLEFDLRVYLTYRELPGNL, from the coding sequence ATGACCGTATTACGCTATTTGCAAGCCTACCCCCCGCACCTGCAAGAGCAGGTGCGGCAGATGATCGACAGCGACCGCCTGGGCCAATACCTTGAACGGCGCTACCCCGGGCGCCATGACGTGCAGAGCGACAAGGCGCTGTACAGTTATGCCCAGGACCTGCGCCAGCAATACCTGCGCAGCGCGCCTAACCTGGACAAGGTACTGTTCGACAACCGCTTGGACCTGACCCATCGGGCCCTGGGGCTCAACACGGCGGTATCGCGAGTACAGGGTGGCAAGCTCAAGGCGAAGAAAGAAATTCGAATCGCCTCGTTGTTCAAGGAGGCCGCGCCGGAATTTCTGCGCATGATCGTGGTGCACGAGCTGGCGCACCTGCGCGAGCGCGACCACAACAAAGCGTTCTACCAGCTCTGCCAACACATGGAGCCGGCCTACCATCAACTGGAGTTCGACCTGCGCGTCTACCTGACCTACCGGGAGTTGCCGGGCAACCTGTAA
- a CDS encoding putative bifunctional diguanylate cyclase/phosphodiesterase: MDGAYPQPLDGTSVLLVVDDYPENLISMRALLARNDWQVLTASSGMEALGKLLEHEVDLVLLDVQMPEMDGFEVARLMRGSQRTRLTPIIFLTANEQSEAAVLKGYASGAVDYLFKPFDPQILKPKVQAQLEQQRNRRMLQRLTRELEAARTFNASILENAAEGILVVDASGVISFANPAISSLMCAPVGQLQGSRLLDLLQLASASLWNESEFYNAYLTRQIVRVHDAHLRTPQGHLIPVALSCAPLPAEQQSMVVTVLDMSAERSLHQQLEYQAVTDPLTGLLNRRGFYQSAEGVLLRGEHSNKAQALMYMDLDGFKRINDSLGHEAGDRVLRWVAEQIKDCLGSEALLARIGGDEFIALFDGLPYPELAGRHAEKLLERVSIQQQVDGVDVCLGVSIGIATYPDCGANVEGLLRAADTAMYAAKQAGRHQYRFYDVELNGRARSRLMLEDSVRNAIEDHDFTLVYQPQVAFADGRLRGFEALLRWQHPSVGDVPPGLFIPLLEEARLINRLASWIYRQGAAQRQAWCRAFAPELVLGISLSRAQFTMPSLVDELQRVIQDYHLDPAQLEVEVAETSLMYNIEAAIKQTQRLRDLGVRVALDDFGAGDCSLRMLRDLPIDTLKLDRHLVARLPDSAVDAALVRTVIDLCGQYGITVIAEGVETQAQAAWLKANGCAYSQGFLVAHPLTAADATGFPAIYPWPGL; the protein is encoded by the coding sequence ATGGATGGCGCTTACCCTCAACCACTGGATGGAACGTCTGTTCTTCTGGTGGTAGATGATTACCCGGAAAACCTCATCAGCATGCGTGCCCTGCTGGCGCGCAACGATTGGCAAGTATTGACCGCAAGCTCGGGCATGGAGGCCTTGGGCAAGCTGCTGGAACACGAGGTCGATCTGGTCCTGCTCGATGTGCAGATGCCGGAAATGGATGGTTTTGAGGTGGCCCGCCTGATGCGCGGCAGCCAGCGTACCCGGCTGACCCCAATCATCTTCCTCACCGCCAACGAGCAGTCCGAAGCGGCCGTGCTCAAGGGCTATGCCAGCGGGGCGGTGGATTATCTGTTCAAGCCGTTCGATCCTCAGATCCTCAAGCCCAAGGTTCAAGCCCAGTTGGAACAGCAGCGCAATCGGCGCATGCTGCAGCGCCTGACCCGGGAGCTTGAGGCTGCCCGGACGTTCAACGCCTCCATCCTCGAAAACGCCGCCGAGGGCATCCTGGTTGTCGACGCCAGCGGCGTCATCAGCTTCGCCAACCCGGCAATCTCAAGCTTGATGTGCGCTCCGGTTGGGCAACTTCAGGGTTCCCGCCTGCTTGATCTGCTGCAATTGGCCAGTGCCAGCTTGTGGAACGAGTCCGAGTTCTACAACGCCTACCTGACGCGGCAGATCGTACGCGTCCACGATGCCCACCTGCGCACCCCGCAGGGCCACCTGATACCGGTCGCCCTGTCATGCGCGCCGCTGCCGGCGGAACAGCAGTCGATGGTGGTCACGGTGCTGGACATGTCGGCCGAGCGTAGCCTGCACCAGCAACTGGAATATCAGGCGGTGACCGATCCTCTGACCGGGCTGCTCAACCGCCGTGGTTTCTATCAGTCGGCCGAAGGCGTGTTGCTGCGCGGCGAGCATTCGAACAAGGCCCAGGCCTTGATGTACATGGACCTGGACGGGTTTAAGCGGATCAATGACTCGCTGGGCCACGAAGCCGGCGACCGGGTGCTGCGCTGGGTGGCTGAGCAGATCAAAGACTGCCTTGGCAGCGAGGCGCTGTTGGCGCGCATCGGCGGTGACGAGTTCATCGCGCTGTTCGATGGTTTGCCCTATCCGGAGCTAGCCGGGCGCCACGCCGAGAAGCTGCTCGAGCGGGTGTCGATTCAGCAGCAGGTGGACGGGGTCGACGTGTGCCTGGGCGTGAGCATCGGCATCGCCACATACCCCGACTGCGGCGCGAATGTCGAGGGCTTGCTGCGCGCTGCCGATACCGCGATGTATGCGGCCAAGCAGGCCGGCCGCCACCAGTATCGTTTTTATGATGTGGAACTCAATGGCCGCGCTCGTTCGCGCCTGATGCTCGAAGACAGCGTGCGCAATGCCATCGAAGACCACGACTTCACCCTTGTCTACCAACCTCAGGTGGCCTTTGCCGATGGTCGCCTGCGTGGTTTCGAGGCGCTGCTGCGCTGGCAGCACCCAAGCGTAGGCGATGTGCCGCCCGGCCTGTTCATCCCGCTGCTGGAGGAGGCGCGCCTGATCAACCGGCTGGCCAGCTGGATCTATCGTCAAGGCGCCGCGCAACGTCAGGCGTGGTGCCGGGCATTTGCCCCGGAACTGGTCTTGGGCATCAGCCTGAGCCGAGCGCAGTTCACCATGCCGAGCCTGGTCGATGAACTGCAGCGGGTGATTCAGGATTATCACCTGGACCCGGCACAACTGGAGGTCGAGGTGGCCGAGACCTCCTTGATGTACAACATCGAGGCGGCGATCAAACAGACCCAACGCCTGCGCGACCTGGGCGTGCGAGTGGCCTTGGACGACTTTGGCGCTGGCGACTGCTCGCTGCGCATGTTGCGCGACCTGCCTATCGACACCTTGAAGCTGGACCGCCATCTGGTGGCGCGTTTGCCGGATTCGGCGGTAGATGCCGCTTTGGTGCGTACGGTCATCGATTTGTGCGGGCAGTACGGCATCACTGTGATCGCCGAGGGGGTAGAGACACAGGCCCAGGCCGCGTGGCTCAAAGCGAACGGATGCGCTTACAGTCAGGGTTTTCTGGTGGCACATCCACTGACAGCGGCCGATGCCACTGGCTTTCCGGCAATTTATCCCTGGCCTGGGCTGTGA
- the fba gene encoding class II fructose-bisphosphate aldolase (catalyzes the reversible aldol condensation of dihydroxyacetonephosphate and glyceraldehyde 3-phosphate in the Calvin cycle, glycolysis, and/or gluconeogenesis) has translation MALISMRQMLDHAAEFGYGVPAFNVNNLEQMRAIMEAADKTDSPVIVQASAGARKYAGAPFLRHLILAAIEEFPHIPVCMHQDHGTSPDVCQRSIQLGFSSVMMDGSLGEDGKTPTDYEYNVRVTQQTVAMAHACGVSVEGELGCLGSLETGMAGEEDGIGAEGVLDHSQMLTDPEEAADFVKKTQVDALAIAIGTSHGAYKFTKPPTGDVLAIDRIKEIHKRIPNTHLVMHGSSSVPQEWLAIINQYGGDIKETYGVPVEEIVEGIKHGVRKVNIDTDLRLASTGAMRRLMAQNPSEFDPRKFFGETVKAMRDVCIARYEAFGTAGNASKIKPISLEGMFQRYLKGELAAKVN, from the coding sequence ATGGCACTCATTAGCATGCGCCAGATGCTGGACCACGCCGCCGAGTTCGGTTACGGCGTTCCGGCTTTCAACGTCAACAACCTCGAGCAGATGCGCGCCATCATGGAAGCGGCCGACAAGACCGACTCTCCAGTGATCGTCCAGGCTTCGGCCGGTGCCCGCAAATATGCCGGTGCTCCGTTCCTGCGCCACCTGATCCTGGCTGCCATCGAAGAATTCCCGCACATTCCGGTGTGCATGCACCAGGACCACGGCACCAGCCCTGACGTGTGCCAGCGTTCCATTCAGTTGGGCTTCAGCTCGGTAATGATGGACGGCTCGCTGGGCGAGGATGGCAAGACCCCGACCGACTACGAGTACAACGTGCGCGTCACCCAGCAGACCGTGGCCATGGCCCACGCCTGTGGTGTTTCGGTAGAAGGTGAACTGGGCTGCCTGGGTTCGCTGGAGACCGGCATGGCCGGTGAAGAAGACGGCATCGGTGCCGAAGGTGTGCTGGACCACAGCCAAATGCTGACCGACCCGGAAGAAGCCGCCGACTTCGTCAAGAAAACCCAGGTCGACGCCCTGGCCATCGCCATCGGCACCAGCCACGGTGCGTACAAGTTCACCAAGCCACCTACCGGTGACGTGCTGGCCATCGACCGTATCAAGGAAATTCACAAGCGTATCCCCAACACCCACCTGGTGATGCACGGTTCTTCCTCGGTACCACAAGAGTGGCTGGCGATCATCAACCAGTACGGTGGCGACATCAAGGAAACCTACGGTGTACCGGTCGAGGAAATCGTCGAAGGCATCAAACACGGCGTTCGCAAGGTCAACATCGACACCGACCTGCGTCTGGCCTCTACCGGTGCCATGCGCCGCCTGATGGCGCAGAACCCGAGCGAGTTCGACCCGCGCAAATTCTTCGGTGAGACCGTGAAGGCCATGCGTGATGTGTGCATCGCCCGTTACGAAGCCTTCGGCACCGCCGGCAATGCCTCGAAGATCAAGCCGATCTCCCTGGAAGGCATGTTCCAGCGCTACCTCAAAGGTGAGCTGGCCGCCAAGGTCAACTGA
- a CDS encoding MliC family protein yields MKALLAATALATLAGCSLMQSAPSAPADDWTRWVCDTQAEVLWRFADAERDQVDVRLGGGDQVYRLKSEPGASGALYSDGVLAFHTKGEEGLVYWVATNDLIGRGCKAP; encoded by the coding sequence ATGAAAGCGCTGCTGGCCGCGACGGCCCTGGCGACACTGGCAGGCTGCTCGCTGATGCAGTCTGCGCCCTCCGCCCCTGCGGATGACTGGACCCGCTGGGTGTGCGACACCCAGGCCGAAGTGCTGTGGCGCTTTGCCGATGCCGAGCGCGACCAGGTTGACGTACGCCTGGGCGGCGGTGACCAGGTATACCGGCTCAAATCCGAGCCGGGCGCCTCTGGCGCGCTGTACAGCGACGGCGTGCTGGCCTTTCACACCAAGGGCGAAGAAGGCCTGGTGTACTGGGTGGCGACCAACGATCTGATTGGGCGGGGCTGCAAGGCACCGTGA
- a CDS encoding phosphoglycerate kinase, with the protein MTVLKMTDLDLQGKRVLIREDLNVPVKDGVVSSDARILAALPTIKLALEKGAAVMVCSHLGRPTEGEFSAENSLQPVADYLSKALGRDVPLVADYLGGVQVNAGDLVLFENVRFNKGEKKNADELAQQYAALCDVFVMDAFGTAHRAEGSTHGVAKFAKIAAAGPLLAAELDALGKALKAPAKPMAAIVAGSKVSTKLDVLNSLSGVCDQLIVGGGIANTFLAAAGHPVGKSLYEPDLVETAKAIAAKVSVPLPVDVVVAKEFAETAQATVKAIADVAADDMILDIGPQTAAQFADLLKSSKTILWNGPVGVFEFDQFGNGTQVLAKAIAESAAFSIAGGGDTLAAIDKYGVSKDISYISTGGGAFLEFVEGKVLPAVAILEERAKA; encoded by the coding sequence ATGACCGTGTTGAAGATGACCGACCTCGACCTGCAAGGTAAGCGCGTACTGATTCGCGAAGACCTCAACGTTCCTGTGAAGGACGGTGTGGTATCCAGCGATGCGCGTATCCTGGCAGCGCTGCCGACCATCAAGCTGGCCCTGGAAAAGGGTGCAGCGGTGATGGTCTGCTCGCACCTGGGCCGCCCGACCGAAGGCGAGTTCTCTGCCGAGAACAGCCTGCAGCCGGTTGCCGACTACCTGAGTAAGGCCCTGGGCCGCGATGTACCGTTGGTTGCCGACTACCTGGGCGGCGTTCAAGTGAACGCAGGTGACCTGGTGCTGTTCGAAAACGTGCGCTTCAACAAGGGTGAGAAGAAAAACGCTGACGAGCTGGCCCAGCAGTACGCGGCTTTGTGTGACGTGTTCGTGATGGACGCTTTCGGCACCGCTCACCGCGCCGAAGGCTCCACCCATGGCGTGGCGAAGTTCGCCAAAATCGCTGCTGCCGGCCCGCTGCTGGCCGCTGAGCTGGATGCCTTGGGCAAGGCCCTCAAGGCCCCGGCCAAACCGATGGCGGCCATCGTCGCTGGCTCCAAGGTGTCGACCAAGCTGGATGTCCTGAACAGCTTGAGCGGCGTGTGCGACCAACTGATCGTCGGTGGCGGCATCGCCAACACCTTCCTGGCAGCAGCCGGTCACCCGGTTGGCAAGTCGCTGTACGAGCCTGACCTGGTCGAAACGGCCAAGGCCATCGCCGCCAAGGTCAGCGTTCCCCTACCGGTCGATGTCGTGGTGGCCAAGGAGTTCGCCGAAACCGCGCAAGCTACGGTCAAGGCCATTGCCGACGTAGCTGCCGACGACATGATCCTGGACATCGGCCCGCAAACCGCTGCCCAGTTCGCCGACCTGCTGAAGTCGTCCAAGACCATTTTGTGGAATGGCCCGGTTGGCGTATTCGAGTTCGATCAATTCGGTAACGGCACTCAGGTACTGGCCAAGGCCATCGCTGAAAGCGCTGCATTTTCCATCGCCGGTGGTGGCGATACTCTGGCTGCCATCGACAAATATGGCGTAAGCAAGGATATCTCCTACATTTCTACCGGTGGCGGTGCCTTCCTCGAGTTCGTCGAAGGCAAAGTGCTGCCGGCCGTGGCGATCCTTGAAGAGCGGGCAAAAGCCTGA
- the epd gene encoding erythrose-4-phosphate dehydrogenase, which translates to MPHPRPYKVALNGYGRIGRCVLRALFERGAQAGFEIVALNDLADQASIEYLTRFDSTHGRFPGQVRVDGDCLHINGDCVKVMRSATPEGIDWAALGIDLVLECSGVYHTRADGQRFLDAGAPRVLFSQPMASEADVDATVVYGINQQCLTGTERLVSNASCTTNCGVPLLRVLDQALGIEYVQITTIHSAMNDQPVIDAYHHEDLRRTRSAFQSVIPVSTGLARGIERLLPELAGRIQAKAVRVPTVNVSCLDITLQTSRDTSAAEVNRVLREAALSGPLKGLLAYTELPHASCDFNHDPHSAIVDASQTRVSGTRLVNLLAWFDNEWGFANRMLDVADHYLHVVHPTRSKQP; encoded by the coding sequence ATGCCCCACCCGCGTCCCTACAAAGTTGCACTCAACGGTTATGGCCGCATCGGCCGCTGTGTCCTGCGCGCACTGTTCGAGCGGGGGGCCCAGGCCGGCTTCGAGATCGTCGCGCTCAACGACCTGGCCGACCAGGCCAGTATCGAATACCTGACACGCTTCGACTCCACCCACGGGCGTTTTCCCGGCCAGGTGAGGGTCGATGGCGATTGTCTGCATATCAATGGCGATTGCGTGAAAGTCATGCGCAGTGCCACCCCTGAAGGCATCGATTGGGCCGCTTTGGGCATCGACCTGGTGCTGGAATGCTCGGGTGTCTATCACACCCGCGCCGATGGCCAGCGCTTCCTTGATGCCGGCGCACCGCGCGTGCTTTTCTCGCAGCCGATGGCCAGTGAAGCCGACGTCGACGCCACCGTGGTCTACGGCATCAACCAACAGTGCCTGACCGGTACCGAACGCTTGGTTTCCAACGCTTCGTGTACCACCAACTGTGGTGTGCCGCTGCTGCGCGTGCTTGACCAGGCATTGGGTATCGAGTACGTGCAGATCACCACCATTCACTCGGCGATGAACGATCAGCCGGTGATCGACGCCTACCACCATGAAGACCTGCGCCGCACGCGCTCGGCCTTCCAGTCGGTTATCCCGGTATCCACCGGCCTTGCGCGCGGTATCGAGCGCCTGCTTCCGGAACTTGCCGGGCGAATCCAGGCCAAAGCGGTACGTGTGCCAACCGTCAACGTCTCATGCCTGGACATCACCCTGCAGACCTCCCGCGACACCAGCGCGGCCGAAGTCAACCGGGTGCTGCGCGAGGCCGCGCTGAGCGGCCCGCTCAAAGGCTTGTTGGCATACACCGAGCTGCCTCACGCCAGCTGTGATTTCAACCATGACCCGCATTCGGCCATCGTCGATGCCAGCCAGACCCGCGTTTCCGGCACTCGCCTGGTGAACCTGCTGGCCTGGTTCGACAACGAATGGGGGTTCGCCAACCGTATGCTCGACGTTGCCGACCATTATCTGCACGTCGTTCACCCAACCCGCAGCAAACAGCCCTGA
- the tkt gene encoding transketolase — protein sequence MPSRRERANAIRALSMDAVQKANSGHPGAPMGMADIAEVLWRDYMKHNPSNPDFADRDRFVLSNGHGSMLIYSLLHLTGYDLSIDDLKGFRQLHSRTPGHPEYGYTPGVETTTGPLGQGLANAVGFALAEKVLAAQFNREGHNIVDHNTYVFMGDGCMMEGISHEVASLAGTLGLNKLIAFYDDNGISIDGEVHGWFTDNTPARFEAYNWQVIRNVNGHDADEIKMAIETARKSDRPTLICCKTTIGFGSPNKQGKEDSHGAPLGSDEIALTRKALNWSHGPFEIPADIYAEWDAKEAGAKAEADWNLRFEAYAKAYPELAAEFKRRDSGELPADFSEKAQAYINEVAAKGETIASRKASQNALNAFGPLLPEFLGGSADLAGSNLTLWKGCKGVEANDASGNYVFYGVREFGMTAIMNGVALHGGLVPYGATFLMFMEYARNAVRMSALMKQRVIHVYTHDSIGLGEDGPTHQPIEQLASLRSTPNLDTWRPADAVESAVSWKNALERKDGPSALIFSRQNLQHQERDAQQIADISRGGYVLKDCAGEPELILIATGSEVGLAVQAHAKLTEQGRKVRVVSMPCTSVFDAQDAAYKQSVLPVEVAARIAIEAAHADFWYKYVGLEGRIIGMTTYGESAPAAALFEEFGFTLDNILGTAEELLED from the coding sequence ATGCCCAGCCGTCGTGAACGTGCCAACGCCATTCGTGCCCTCAGCATGGATGCCGTGCAAAAGGCCAACAGCGGCCACCCAGGTGCCCCAATGGGCATGGCGGATATCGCCGAAGTGCTGTGGCGCGACTACATGAAGCACAACCCGAGCAACCCGGATTTCGCCGACCGTGACCGCTTCGTGCTGTCCAACGGCCACGGCTCGATGCTGATCTACTCGCTGCTGCACCTGACCGGCTACGACCTGTCGATCGACGACCTCAAGGGTTTCCGCCAACTGCACAGCCGTACCCCAGGCCACCCGGAATATGGCTACACCCCGGGCGTTGAGACCACCACCGGCCCGCTCGGTCAGGGCCTGGCCAACGCCGTGGGCTTCGCCCTGGCCGAAAAAGTCCTGGCTGCCCAGTTCAACCGTGAAGGCCACAACATCGTCGACCACAACACCTATGTATTCATGGGCGACGGTTGCATGATGGAAGGCATCTCCCACGAAGTCGCTTCCCTTGCCGGCACTTTGGGCCTGAACAAGCTGATCGCCTTCTATGACGACAATGGCATCTCCATCGACGGTGAAGTGCACGGCTGGTTCACCGATAACACCCCAGCACGTTTCGAAGCGTACAACTGGCAGGTGATCCGCAACGTCAACGGCCACGACGCCGACGAGATCAAGATGGCCATCGAGACGGCGCGCAAGAGCGACCGCCCGACCCTGATCTGCTGCAAGACCACCATCGGCTTCGGTTCGCCGAACAAGCAGGGTAAAGAAGACAGCCACGGCGCTCCGCTGGGCAGTGACGAAATCGCCCTGACCCGCAAAGCATTGAACTGGAGCCACGGCCCGTTCGAAATCCCGGCCGACATTTATGCCGAATGGGATGCCAAAGAAGCCGGTGCCAAGGCTGAAGCCGACTGGAACCTGCGTTTCGAGGCATACGCCAAGGCTTACCCCGAGCTGGCTGCCGAGTTCAAGCGCCGTGACAGCGGCGAGCTGCCGGCCGACTTCAGCGAAAAGGCCCAGGCCTATATCAACGAAGTGGCTGCCAAGGGTGAAACCATCGCCAGCCGCAAGGCCAGCCAGAACGCGCTCAATGCCTTCGGCCCGCTGCTGCCTGAGTTTCTCGGTGGTTCGGCTGACCTGGCCGGTTCCAACCTGACCCTGTGGAAAGGCTGCAAAGGCGTCGAAGCAAACGATGCCAGCGGCAACTACGTGTTCTACGGCGTGCGTGAATTCGGCATGACTGCGATCATGAACGGTGTTGCCCTGCACGGTGGCCTGGTCCCTTACGGCGCGACCTTCCTGATGTTCATGGAATACGCCCGCAACGCGGTGCGCATGTCGGCCCTGATGAAGCAGCGCGTGATTCATGTCTACACCCACGACTCCATCGGTCTTGGCGAAGACGGCCCGACTCACCAGCCGATCGAGCAGCTCGCCAGCCTGCGCAGCACCCCCAACCTGGATACCTGGCGCCCAGCCGACGCGGTCGAATCGGCCGTTTCCTGGAAAAACGCCCTGGAACGCAAGGACGGCCCATCTGCGCTGATCTTCTCGCGCCAGAACCTGCAGCACCAGGAGCGCGACGCACAGCAGATCGCTGACATCAGCCGCGGTGGCTACGTGCTCAAGGATTGCGCTGGCGAGCCGGAGCTGATTCTGATCGCCACCGGTTCGGAAGTGGGCCTGGCCGTTCAGGCCCATGCCAAGCTCACCGAGCAAGGCCGCAAAGTCCGCGTTGTCTCCATGCCTTGCACCAGCGTGTTCGATGCTCAGGACGCTGCGTACAAGCAGTCGGTACTGCCGGTCGAAGTGGCTGCGCGCATCGCCATCGAAGCCGCCCATGCTGACTTCTGGTACAAATATGTGGGGCTGGAAGGCCGTATCATCGGCATGACCACCTACGGTGAATCGGCCCCGGCCGCTGCACTGTTCGAGGAGTTCGGCTTCACCCTGGACAACATTCTGGGTACTGCCGAAGAACTGCTGGAAGACTGA
- a CDS encoding ArsR/SmtB family transcription factor produces the protein MNLRAQPLPQQSDTLAALCKASGDELRLNVLRALASDSFGVLELAQIFDIGQSGMSHHLKVLAQADLVATRREGNAIFYRRALPDGQRFGGRLHMALLDEVDGLTLPEDVQARIAQVQQRRAATSQDFFLRVEEKFRAQQDLIAGLPQYRESLLALLDKLNFAPAASALEVGPGDGGFLPDLARRFAKVTAMDNSPTMLELARQVCERECLSNVNLQLADALGATDVEADCVVLNMVLHHFSDPALALRQLAKRVKAGGSLLVTELCSHDQGWAREACGDLWLGFEQDDLARWATAAGLAPGDSLYVGLRNGFQIQVRHFQRTAGDTHHR, from the coding sequence ATGAACCTACGTGCGCAACCGCTGCCCCAGCAAAGCGACACACTGGCTGCTCTGTGCAAAGCCAGTGGCGACGAGCTGCGCCTGAATGTATTGCGCGCGTTGGCCAGCGATTCGTTCGGCGTGCTGGAGCTTGCGCAGATCTTCGACATCGGCCAGTCAGGCATGAGCCATCACCTCAAAGTGCTGGCCCAGGCGGATCTCGTGGCCACCCGGCGTGAGGGCAATGCGATTTTCTATCGCCGTGCCCTGCCCGACGGCCAGCGCTTTGGCGGGCGCCTGCACATGGCCCTGCTCGATGAAGTTGACGGTCTGACTTTGCCCGAGGACGTACAGGCGCGCATCGCCCAGGTGCAGCAACGCCGAGCCGCCACCAGCCAGGACTTCTTCCTGCGTGTGGAAGAGAAGTTTCGCGCCCAGCAAGACCTGATCGCCGGCCTGCCGCAGTACCGCGAGAGCCTGCTGGCGCTGCTCGACAAGCTGAACTTCGCCCCGGCTGCCAGTGCACTGGAAGTTGGCCCCGGCGATGGCGGCTTCCTGCCGGACCTGGCGCGGCGCTTCGCCAAGGTCACGGCCATGGATAACAGCCCGACCATGCTCGAGCTGGCGCGCCAGGTCTGCGAACGCGAATGCCTGAGTAATGTAAACCTGCAGTTGGCCGATGCACTGGGTGCAACGGATGTGGAAGCCGACTGCGTTGTGCTGAATATGGTCCTGCACCACTTCAGCGACCCGGCCCTGGCCCTGCGCCAGCTGGCCAAACGGGTGAAGGCAGGCGGCAGCCTGCTGGTCACCGAACTGTGCAGCCATGACCAGGGGTGGGCGCGGGAAGCCTGCGGCGACCTCTGGCTAGGCTTCGAACAGGACGACCTGGCCCGTTGGGCCACAGCAGCCGGGCTGGCCCCCGGGGACAGCCTGTATGTGGGCTTGCGTAACGGTTTCCAGATTCAGGTCCGCCATTTTCAGCGGACGGCTGGCGACACTCACCATCGGTAA